The following coding sequences are from one Rhipicephalus microplus isolate Deutch F79 chromosome 3, USDA_Rmic, whole genome shotgun sequence window:
- the LOC119170436 gene encoding TATA box-binding protein-associated factor RNA polymerase I subunit B-like: MVVCASCGGEDFDEVSGLYYCTECNTQSQEVRVEQVDDEGAAPPPHVGRASPRRKETGNSTPRERKHPYPTNELFNAILVRQVDALVLLGASAELRGVVCRLWMDYLVKLEAVSRVEDDEWTPRIGVVNRWSDLRTVEELIGASETSERKRKKLQKALFGSGVKTRLTSRSCRYRKRLKNRCDVARAPNLDSDCEFEDELLATASEGEQASEDDVEDFRSTAAKEYLERVLRRGVDLHDKKIGRETEVTVVTLQRLLCLLYLGVLITGDPILLTDILRWARDGHLPYLHVLKLLPEDAKLWGQQWRTFVRLTMPTIDELAAQAAHLAHFLGMRSELRQPPLLPIVMRLVADLNLPLEFVNVCEEVLCTHPKMVPSWEVPPNRAAGSVPLFSPVCEVRAAAVLLLALKLTLGLNGSREVQLSRAVEELASRHPEANLFVWSRWEKHLRARLLLLRSSCYGFEPEDLDDIRDVGVLFRHPDSAPVDRSMVTKALREGMKKSFWEMHRRELIFRQVPATSFAVTPAVRFFCERTPVSSGLRAVLEESFLDKDVTYLTRATHGIASVGGWAELCQSVPEFIAILGEGCDQYWTVALKRVYDLKYSNVVQHSLPKTFLFLLEFMAAITHCHPKELYRDLLRIEAVFLR; encoded by the coding sequence ATGGTCGTGTGCGCGTCCTGTGGCGGCGAAGACTTCGACGAAGTTTCGGGCCTGTACTACTGCACCGAGTGCAACACCCAGAGCCAAGAAGTGCGCGTCGAACAAGTGGACGATGAAGGTGCCGCGCCACCTCCACACGTCGGCCGGGCTTCTCCGCGACGCAAGGAGACGGGCAACAGCACGCCACGGGAAAGGAAGCACCCCTACCCGACGAACGAACTGTTTAACGCGATCCTCGTGCGTCAAGTGGACGCGCTCGTATTGCTTGGTGCTTCAGCCGAGCTGCGTGGCGTCGTGTGTCGGCTGTGGATGGACTACCTGGTAAAGCTCGAGGCTGTGAGTCGCGTTGAGGACGACGAGTGGACACCACGCATTGGCGTCGTAAACCGCTGGAGCGACTTGCGAACCGTCGAAGAACTCATTGGGGCCTCCGAAACGAGCGAACGCAAGCGAAAGAAACTCCAGAAAGCGCTGTTCGGGTCGGGCGTGAAGACGCGACTCACGTCGCGGTCGTGCCGCTATCGCAAGCGGCTTAAGAACCGATGCGACGTCGCTCGAGCGCCTAATCTCGACTCGGACTGCGAGTTCGAAGATGAACTCCTTGCCACGGCTTCGGAAGGGGAACAGGCCTCTGAAGACGACGTGGAGGACTTCAGATCGACCGCCGCCAAGGAATACCTAGAGCGCGTGCTAAGACGCGGAGTCGACTTGCATGACAAAAAAATCGGCCGGGAAACTGAAGTCACCGTGGTGACGCTCCAACGGCTCTTGTGCCTCCTCTACCTAGGCGTGTTGATCACGGGAGACCCAATCTTACTGACCGATATACTGAGGTGGGCTCGAGACGGCCACCTGCCGTACCTACATGTCTTAAAGCTCCTTCCCGAGGACGCCAAGTTGTGGGGCCAACAGTGGCGGACTTTCGTGCGACTGACGATGCCAACCATTGACGAGCTAGCAGCGCAGGCGGCCCACTTGGCTCACTTTCTTGGCATGCGCAGCGAACTGAGACAGCCACCACTTTTGCCTATCGTCATGCGCCTGGTGGCGGACCTCAATCTACCTCTGGAGTTTGTGAACGTGTGCGAGGAAGTTCTCTGCACTCATCCTAAGATGGTACCCAGCTGGGAAGTGCCCCCCAACAGAGCAGCAGGCTCTGTGCCCCTTTTCTCACCTGTATGTGAAGTCAGGGCAGCGGCTGTCCTGCTTCTGGCCCTCAAGCTTACGCTTGGGCTGAACGGCAGCAGGGAAGTACAGTTGTCTCGAGCCGTTGAAGAACTGGCTAGCCGTCATCCCGAagcgaacctgtttgtgtggTCCCGCTGGGAGAAACACTTGCGCGCCAGGCTTCTTTTGCTGCGTTCCAGCTGCTACGGCTTCGAGCCTGAGGACCTCGATGACATAAGAGACGTGGGTGTCCTCTTTCGACATCCTGACAGTGCTCCTGTCGACCGCAGCATGGTGACAAAGGCACTGAGGGAGGGCATGAAAAAGTCATTTTGGGAGATGCATAGGAGGGAACTCATCTTTCGGCAGGTGCCCGCAACCAGCTTTGCAGTCACGCCAGCCGTACGTTTTTTCTGTGAAAGGACGCCAGTTTCCTCAGGCTTGAGGGCAGTGCTGGAAGAATCTTTTCTTGACAAGGACGTGACGTATCTCACGCGTGCCACTCATGGCATTGCATCTGTTGGAGGGTGGGCCGAGTTGTGCCAAAGTGTGCCCGAGTTTATAGCCATTCTTGGAGAGGGATGTGACCAGTATTGGACGGTCGCCTTGAAGAGAGTGTACGACTTGAAGTATTCTAATGTGGTGCAGCACTCACTCCCTAAAACTTTCCTATTTCTATTGGAGTTTATGGCAGCCATCACGCATTGCCACCCGAAAGAACTATATAGGGACCTGTTGCGGATTGAAGCAGTGTTTCTTCGGTAA